One Phaseolus vulgaris cultivar G19833 chromosome 11, P. vulgaris v2.0, whole genome shotgun sequence genomic window carries:
- the LOC137821042 gene encoding COP9 signalosome complex subunit 7 isoform X3, whose translation MDIEQRQSELIDHFVKRASAVSDAAALASVLVEATSHPSLFAFSEILALPNLLQLEATENSAFLDMLRLFAHGTWSDYKSNADRLPQLIPDQILKLKQLTVLTLAETYKVLPYDQLMQELDVANVRELEDFLINECMYAGIVRGKLDQLRRCFEVQFAAGRDLRPDQLGNMIHTLSNWLSTSESLLVSIQEKIKWADSMSEIDKKHRKDVEEKVEEVKKSIFKLHTVSRPTSTSEAMRRSALNLVE comes from the exons ATGGATATCGAGCAGAGGCAATCGGAGCTCATCGACCACTTCGTCAAGCGAGCCTCCGCGGTCTCCGACGCCGCTGCGCTGGCCTCCGTCCTTGTCGAAGCCACTTCTCACCCTTCGCTCTTTGCTTTCTCCGAGATTCTCGCTCTCCCCAATCTTCTTCAG CTTGAAGCAACCGAGAATTCTGCTTTCCTTGATATGCTTCGGTTGTTTGCACACGGAACGTGGAGTGATTACAAGA GTAATGCTGACCGTCTACCACAATTGATACCTGATCAGATCCTCAAGCTTAAGCAACTTACAGTTCTTACGCTGGCTGAAACATACAAG GTATTGCCGTATGACCAATTGATGCAGGAGTTAGATGTGGCAAATGTTCGTGAACTTGAAGATTTTCTTATTAATGAATGCATGTATGCG GGAATAGTCCGAGGAAAGCTGGATCAGTTGCGTCGATGCTTTGAG GTCCAATTTGCAGCCGGGAGGGACTTGAGGCCTGATCAACTTGGGAATATGATCCATACTCTCTCTAACTG GTTGTCTACATCAGAAAGTCTGCTTGTTTCAATCCAAGAGAAGATCAAATGGGCTGATTCTATGAGTGAAATTGACAAGAAGCACAGGAAGGATGTGGAAGAGAAGGTGGAAGAAGTAAAGAAGTCTATTTTCAAG TTACACACTGTAAGCAGGCCGACATCGACTTCAGAGGCCATGAGGAGATCTGCTCTGAATCTGGTGGAGTGA
- the LOC137828423 gene encoding uncharacterized protein isoform X2: protein MERWSGVLRVPLHPNSRTFHRVGVSLCLSPETKTLCVPVANAIFFCGDRVEGTGNPVIERLSNLQKLSEIVVSKFGSLINAWVIEASVFNGPFAVYKDFILSMNQYGEPRSYDPMGFPASTSTVSLLSNCLEEANKIIVGTQVNSKSGCTSSCSFSRPKTFILGFSKGGTVLNQIVTELGFSDIGSNANSPDVGSEDIYIVPKTKEDLLNSISDIHYVDVGLNTAGAYLTNHDVFERISKRLMQGAPQLRFILHGTPRQWSDKRRDWIRNEKDKMLYLLESEVPKSLGKIKVFSREMRSRELWMNFVFPLLIEPLVDASASSSKLVATPSVSAARSLGLLENTE from the exons ATGGAACGCTGGAGTGGAGTTTTGAGAGTCCCTCTGCATCCTAATAGCAGGACATTCCATAGGGTTGGTGTGTCTCTCTGCCTTTCTCCGGAAACCAAAACGCTGTGT GTACCTGTAGCCAATGCTATCTTTTTCTGTGGTGACAGAGTTGAAGGGACAGGTAACCCAGTGATTGAGAGGCTATCAAATTTACAGAAACTATCCGAAATTGTTGTGTCCAAATTTGGTTCTTTGATCAACGCTTGGGTTATTGAGGCTTCTGTTTTTAATGGACCTTTTGCTGTCTACAAGGACTTCATACTGTCCATGAATCAATATGGAGAGCCAAGGTCATATGATCCAATGGGTTTCCCCGCATCTACATCAACTGTGTCGCTCTTATCTAACTGCCTTGAAGAA GCAAACAAAATCATTGTAGGAACACAAGTAAATTCAAAGTCTGGCTGCACTTCTTCCTGTTCTTTCTCTCGGCCCAAGACATTCATCCTTGGATTTAGCAAAGGTGGAACTGTGCTTAACCAGATAGTTACTGAACTGGGATTCTCAGATATTGGTTCTAATGCAAATTCACCTGATGTGGGATCTGAGGATATTTACATTGTACCTAAAACAAAGGAAGACCTACTGAACAGCATCAGCGATATTCATTATGTTGATGTTGGTttgaacactgctggggcatACCTAACTAACCATGATGTGTTTGAGAGAATCTCCAAAAGGCTCATGCAAGGAGCTCCTCAACTCCGTTTTATCCTTCATGGAACACCGAGACAATGGAGTGATAAGCGGCGTGACTGGATAAGGAATGAAAAGGACAAAATGCTGTATCTGCTTGAATCTGAAGTCCCTAAGAGTTTgggaaaaataaaagtattctCAAG GGAGATGAGATCTAGAGAACTATGGATGAACTTCGTCTTCCCCCTTCTTATCGAACCGTTGGTCGATGCTTCAGCTTCCTCTTCTAAGCTTGTTGCCACTCCTTCGGTTTCAGCTGCTCGATCACTCGGTCTTCTAGAGAATACCGAATGA
- the LOC137828423 gene encoding uncharacterized protein isoform X4: MLSFSVVTELKGQDFILSMNQYGEPRSYDPMGFPASTSTVSLLSNCLEEANKIIVGTQVNSKSGCTSSCSFSRPKTFILGFSKGGTVLNQIVTELGFSDIGSNANSPDVGSEDIYIVPKTKEDLLNSISDIHYVDVGLNTAGAYLTNHDVFERISKRLMQGAPQLRFILHGTPRQWSDKRRDWIRNEKDKMLYLLESEVPKSLGKIKVFSRPVIPPLLGVGGDRCSVKPASRYALHSKSQETLVFTEVPRLNSQLGMGKPTYCKHSPTQASHNLE; the protein is encoded by the exons ATGCTATCTTTTTCTGTGGTGACAGAGTTGAAGGGACAG GACTTCATACTGTCCATGAATCAATATGGAGAGCCAAGGTCATATGATCCAATGGGTTTCCCCGCATCTACATCAACTGTGTCGCTCTTATCTAACTGCCTTGAAGAA GCAAACAAAATCATTGTAGGAACACAAGTAAATTCAAAGTCTGGCTGCACTTCTTCCTGTTCTTTCTCTCGGCCCAAGACATTCATCCTTGGATTTAGCAAAGGTGGAACTGTGCTTAACCAGATAGTTACTGAACTGGGATTCTCAGATATTGGTTCTAATGCAAATTCACCTGATGTGGGATCTGAGGATATTTACATTGTACCTAAAACAAAGGAAGACCTACTGAACAGCATCAGCGATATTCATTATGTTGATGTTGGTttgaacactgctggggcatACCTAACTAACCATGATGTGTTTGAGAGAATCTCCAAAAGGCTCATGCAAGGAGCTCCTCAACTCCGTTTTATCCTTCATGGAACACCGAGACAATGGAGTGATAAGCGGCGTGACTGGATAAGGAATGAAAAGGACAAAATGCTGTATCTGCTTGAATCTGAAGTCCCTAAGAGTTTgggaaaaataaaagtattctCAAG GCCTGTGATCCCTCCACTGTTGGGAGTGGGAGGTGATCGCTGCTCTGTGAAACCAGCCTCACGCTACGCCCTCCACTCTAAGAGCCAAGAGACCTTAGTTTTCACTGAAGTCCCCAGACTGAACTCTCAACTTGGAATGGGCAAGCCAACATATTGCAAACACAGCCCAACCCAGGCAAGTCACAACTTGGAGTAA
- the LOC137821042 gene encoding COP9 signalosome complex subunit 7 isoform X2 produces the protein MDIEQRQSELIDHFVKRASAVSDAAALASVLVEATSHPSLFAFSEILALPNLLQLEATENSAFLDMLRLFAHGTWSDYKSNADRLPQLIPDQILKLKQLTVLTLAETYKVLPYDQLMQELDVANVRELEDFLINECMYAGIVRGKLDQLRRCFEVQFAAGRDLRPDQLGNMIHTLSNWLSTSESLLVSIQEKIKWADSMSEIDKKHRKDVEEKVEEVKKSIFKKLHTVSRPTSTSEAMRRSALNLVE, from the exons ATGGATATCGAGCAGAGGCAATCGGAGCTCATCGACCACTTCGTCAAGCGAGCCTCCGCGGTCTCCGACGCCGCTGCGCTGGCCTCCGTCCTTGTCGAAGCCACTTCTCACCCTTCGCTCTTTGCTTTCTCCGAGATTCTCGCTCTCCCCAATCTTCTTCAG CTTGAAGCAACCGAGAATTCTGCTTTCCTTGATATGCTTCGGTTGTTTGCACACGGAACGTGGAGTGATTACAAGA GTAATGCTGACCGTCTACCACAATTGATACCTGATCAGATCCTCAAGCTTAAGCAACTTACAGTTCTTACGCTGGCTGAAACATACAAG GTATTGCCGTATGACCAATTGATGCAGGAGTTAGATGTGGCAAATGTTCGTGAACTTGAAGATTTTCTTATTAATGAATGCATGTATGCG GGAATAGTCCGAGGAAAGCTGGATCAGTTGCGTCGATGCTTTGAG GTCCAATTTGCAGCCGGGAGGGACTTGAGGCCTGATCAACTTGGGAATATGATCCATACTCTCTCTAACTG GTTGTCTACATCAGAAAGTCTGCTTGTTTCAATCCAAGAGAAGATCAAATGGGCTGATTCTATGAGTGAAATTGACAAGAAGCACAGGAAGGATGTGGAAGAGAAGGTGGAAGAAGTAAAGAAGTCTATTTTCAAG AAGTTACACACTGTAAGCAGGCCGACATCGACTTCAGAGGCCATGAGGAGATCTGCTCTGAATCTGGTGGAGTGA
- the LOC137821042 gene encoding COP9 signalosome complex subunit 7 isoform X1, with translation MDIEQRQSELIDHFVKRASAVSDAAALASVLVEATSHPSLFAFSEILALPNLLQLEATENSAFLDMLRLFAHGTWSDYKSNADRLPQLIPDQILKLKQLTVLTLAETYKVLPYDQLMQELDVANVRELEDFLINECMYAGIVRGKLDQLRRCFEVQFAAGRDLRPDQLGNMIHTLSNWLSTSESLLVSIQEKIKWADSMSEIDKKHRKDVEEKVEEVKKSIFKADIDFRGHEEICSESGGVMDYEEDRSRPKRRRHPIS, from the exons ATGGATATCGAGCAGAGGCAATCGGAGCTCATCGACCACTTCGTCAAGCGAGCCTCCGCGGTCTCCGACGCCGCTGCGCTGGCCTCCGTCCTTGTCGAAGCCACTTCTCACCCTTCGCTCTTTGCTTTCTCCGAGATTCTCGCTCTCCCCAATCTTCTTCAG CTTGAAGCAACCGAGAATTCTGCTTTCCTTGATATGCTTCGGTTGTTTGCACACGGAACGTGGAGTGATTACAAGA GTAATGCTGACCGTCTACCACAATTGATACCTGATCAGATCCTCAAGCTTAAGCAACTTACAGTTCTTACGCTGGCTGAAACATACAAG GTATTGCCGTATGACCAATTGATGCAGGAGTTAGATGTGGCAAATGTTCGTGAACTTGAAGATTTTCTTATTAATGAATGCATGTATGCG GGAATAGTCCGAGGAAAGCTGGATCAGTTGCGTCGATGCTTTGAG GTCCAATTTGCAGCCGGGAGGGACTTGAGGCCTGATCAACTTGGGAATATGATCCATACTCTCTCTAACTG GTTGTCTACATCAGAAAGTCTGCTTGTTTCAATCCAAGAGAAGATCAAATGGGCTGATTCTATGAGTGAAATTGACAAGAAGCACAGGAAGGATGTGGAAGAGAAGGTGGAAGAAGTAAAGAAGTCTATTTTCAAG GCCGACATCGACTTCAGAGGCCATGAGGAGATCTGCTCTGAATCTGGTGGAGTGATGGATTATGAAGAAGATCGAAGCCGACCAAAGAG GAGGCGGCATCCAATATCTTGA
- the LOC137828423 gene encoding uncharacterized protein isoform X3, with amino-acid sequence MERWSGVLRVPLHPNSRTFHRVGVSLCLSPETKTLCVPVANAIFFCGDRVEGTGNPVIERLSNLQKLSEIVVSKFGSLINAWVIEASVFNGPFAVYKDFILSMNQYGEPRSYDPMGFPASTSTVSLLSNCLEEANKIIVGTQVNSKSGCTSSCSFSRPKTFILGFSKGGTVLNQIVTELGFSDIGSNANSPDVGSEDIYIVPKTKEDLLNSISDIHYVDVGLNTAGAYLTNHDVFERISKRLMQGAPQLRFILHGTPRQWSDKRRDWIRNEKDKMLYLLESEVPKSLGKIKVFSRYYFADMPPSMQMHFEIIESLDVS; translated from the exons ATGGAACGCTGGAGTGGAGTTTTGAGAGTCCCTCTGCATCCTAATAGCAGGACATTCCATAGGGTTGGTGTGTCTCTCTGCCTTTCTCCGGAAACCAAAACGCTGTGT GTACCTGTAGCCAATGCTATCTTTTTCTGTGGTGACAGAGTTGAAGGGACAGGTAACCCAGTGATTGAGAGGCTATCAAATTTACAGAAACTATCCGAAATTGTTGTGTCCAAATTTGGTTCTTTGATCAACGCTTGGGTTATTGAGGCTTCTGTTTTTAATGGACCTTTTGCTGTCTACAAGGACTTCATACTGTCCATGAATCAATATGGAGAGCCAAGGTCATATGATCCAATGGGTTTCCCCGCATCTACATCAACTGTGTCGCTCTTATCTAACTGCCTTGAAGAA GCAAACAAAATCATTGTAGGAACACAAGTAAATTCAAAGTCTGGCTGCACTTCTTCCTGTTCTTTCTCTCGGCCCAAGACATTCATCCTTGGATTTAGCAAAGGTGGAACTGTGCTTAACCAGATAGTTACTGAACTGGGATTCTCAGATATTGGTTCTAATGCAAATTCACCTGATGTGGGATCTGAGGATATTTACATTGTACCTAAAACAAAGGAAGACCTACTGAACAGCATCAGCGATATTCATTATGTTGATGTTGGTttgaacactgctggggcatACCTAACTAACCATGATGTGTTTGAGAGAATCTCCAAAAGGCTCATGCAAGGAGCTCCTCAACTCCGTTTTATCCTTCATGGAACACCGAGACAATGGAGTGATAAGCGGCGTGACTGGATAAGGAATGAAAAGGACAAAATGCTGTATCTGCTTGAATCTGAAGTCCCTAAGAGTTTgggaaaaataaaagtattctCAAGGTATTATTTTGCTGATATGCCTCCAAGTATGCAGATGCACTTTGAAATAATAGAAAGTTTAGATGTAAGTTAG
- the LOC137828423 gene encoding uncharacterized protein isoform X1: MERWSGVLRVPLHPNSRTFHRVGVSLCLSPETKTLCVPVANAIFFCGDRVEGTGNPVIERLSNLQKLSEIVVSKFGSLINAWVIEASVFNGPFAVYKDFILSMNQYGEPRSYDPMGFPASTSTVSLLSNCLEEANKIIVGTQVNSKSGCTSSCSFSRPKTFILGFSKGGTVLNQIVTELGFSDIGSNANSPDVGSEDIYIVPKTKEDLLNSISDIHYVDVGLNTAGAYLTNHDVFERISKRLMQGAPQLRFILHGTPRQWSDKRRDWIRNEKDKMLYLLESEVPKSLGKIKVFSRPVIPPLLGVGGDRCSVKPASRYALHSKSQETLVFTEVPRLNSQLGMGKPTYCKHSPTQASHNLE, from the exons ATGGAACGCTGGAGTGGAGTTTTGAGAGTCCCTCTGCATCCTAATAGCAGGACATTCCATAGGGTTGGTGTGTCTCTCTGCCTTTCTCCGGAAACCAAAACGCTGTGT GTACCTGTAGCCAATGCTATCTTTTTCTGTGGTGACAGAGTTGAAGGGACAGGTAACCCAGTGATTGAGAGGCTATCAAATTTACAGAAACTATCCGAAATTGTTGTGTCCAAATTTGGTTCTTTGATCAACGCTTGGGTTATTGAGGCTTCTGTTTTTAATGGACCTTTTGCTGTCTACAAGGACTTCATACTGTCCATGAATCAATATGGAGAGCCAAGGTCATATGATCCAATGGGTTTCCCCGCATCTACATCAACTGTGTCGCTCTTATCTAACTGCCTTGAAGAA GCAAACAAAATCATTGTAGGAACACAAGTAAATTCAAAGTCTGGCTGCACTTCTTCCTGTTCTTTCTCTCGGCCCAAGACATTCATCCTTGGATTTAGCAAAGGTGGAACTGTGCTTAACCAGATAGTTACTGAACTGGGATTCTCAGATATTGGTTCTAATGCAAATTCACCTGATGTGGGATCTGAGGATATTTACATTGTACCTAAAACAAAGGAAGACCTACTGAACAGCATCAGCGATATTCATTATGTTGATGTTGGTttgaacactgctggggcatACCTAACTAACCATGATGTGTTTGAGAGAATCTCCAAAAGGCTCATGCAAGGAGCTCCTCAACTCCGTTTTATCCTTCATGGAACACCGAGACAATGGAGTGATAAGCGGCGTGACTGGATAAGGAATGAAAAGGACAAAATGCTGTATCTGCTTGAATCTGAAGTCCCTAAGAGTTTgggaaaaataaaagtattctCAAG GCCTGTGATCCCTCCACTGTTGGGAGTGGGAGGTGATCGCTGCTCTGTGAAACCAGCCTCACGCTACGCCCTCCACTCTAAGAGCCAAGAGACCTTAGTTTTCACTGAAGTCCCCAGACTGAACTCTCAACTTGGAATGGGCAAGCCAACATATTGCAAACACAGCCCAACCCAGGCAAGTCACAACTTGGAGTAA